The following coding sequences lie in one Pseudarthrobacter phenanthrenivorans Sphe3 genomic window:
- a CDS encoding IclR family transcriptional regulator, with product MATTTTPSLGVPAEEGPKTSNMRSLSRALEVFAELQRAERPQRLSDLAKACGMSLPTTLRILRVLQDFGMVSQTDKSYRIGPAVLPAARSFLENDPLVVAARPILQQVASQTGLTASLYTRLGFERILVARVDGEAPLRYDLPLGKRLPLTLGAAGKILLASASDDELQQVVAAAAAGGHEDSGLTAAALRSRLPEPGAEYAYSEDERATGVLSIAVAVPNRAGRRPSESISLTSPVEAATEATLKAGVPELRRAAGRLSELLEGSVY from the coding sequence ATGGCGACGACGACTACCCCCTCTCTCGGGGTCCCGGCTGAGGAGGGGCCGAAAACCTCCAACATGCGGTCCCTCTCGCGGGCTTTGGAGGTTTTTGCGGAACTGCAGCGGGCAGAGCGTCCTCAGCGGCTTAGCGACCTGGCCAAGGCCTGCGGAATGAGCCTCCCCACAACCCTGCGGATCCTGCGGGTGCTGCAGGATTTCGGCATGGTGAGCCAGACGGACAAGTCCTACCGGATCGGGCCCGCCGTCCTGCCGGCGGCAAGGAGCTTCCTGGAGAACGATCCCCTCGTCGTCGCCGCCCGGCCAATCCTCCAGCAGGTTGCCTCACAGACCGGATTAACGGCCTCGCTCTATACCAGGCTGGGTTTTGAGCGGATCCTGGTGGCCCGTGTGGACGGCGAGGCTCCCCTGCGCTACGACCTTCCGCTGGGCAAGCGCCTGCCCCTCACGCTGGGCGCTGCCGGCAAGATCCTGCTCGCTTCAGCGTCCGACGACGAGCTTCAGCAGGTGGTTGCCGCGGCTGCCGCAGGCGGCCATGAGGATTCGGGGCTGACAGCAGCCGCGCTGCGCTCCCGGCTGCCCGAACCCGGGGCTGAATACGCCTACTCGGAAGACGAGCGGGCCACAGGTGTCCTCTCCATAGCCGTTGCGGTGCCCAACAGGGCAGGGCGCCGCCCGAGCGAATCCATCTCCCTCACCAGCCCGGTCGAGGCGGCCACTGAGGCAACGTTGAAAGCGGGCGTCCCGGAACTGCGCCGCGCCGCCGGAAGGCTGTCGGAACTGCTGGAAGGCTCCGTTTACTAG
- a CDS encoding tripartite tricarboxylate transporter TctB family protein translates to MTTESVTAAPKSATRVAPSVLAGIGAFAAVGVYVLVSSIELGLWTSLGPGPGLFPFAMGAVLATMSVVWLLQELRRPSETTEGVDRGLVIAVVTSLVVLAAVMDLLGFQLSMFLFLMYHLKLRGGRRWPSSLITSLAGSVGAFYAFNYGLNVALPVSAFPLLNTIGL, encoded by the coding sequence ATGACAACGGAGTCAGTAACGGCCGCCCCGAAGAGCGCCACCCGCGTGGCACCCTCCGTGCTGGCCGGCATCGGCGCTTTCGCCGCCGTCGGAGTCTACGTCCTGGTCAGTTCGATCGAGCTCGGACTCTGGACGTCACTGGGACCCGGCCCGGGGTTGTTCCCCTTCGCCATGGGTGCCGTCCTGGCAACGATGTCCGTCGTCTGGCTTCTCCAGGAGCTCCGCCGCCCGAGTGAAACAACGGAAGGTGTTGACCGCGGTCTGGTGATCGCCGTCGTCACCAGCCTGGTGGTCCTCGCGGCTGTGATGGATCTGCTCGGCTTCCAGCTGAGCATGTTCCTGTTCCTGATGTACCACCTGAAGCTGCGCGGCGGCAGGCGCTGGCCCTCCTCCCTGATCACCTCCCTCGCCGGCAGCGTGGGTGCGTTCTACGCCTTCAACTACGGCCTGAATGTCGCACTGCCCGTCTCGGCTTTCCCCCTGCTGAACACGATCGGACTCTGA
- a CDS encoding tripartite tricarboxylate transporter permease gives MDIFNELMGGFAAAMTWQNLLFAFLGCLLGTIIGVLPGIGPVAGVALLIPLTLNLDATGAIIMLCAIFYGTAYGGTITSVLLNTPGEAASAITTIDGYAMTKIGKAGAALTIAAVGSFVGGTVATLGLVAAAKPLGELGLLVGPPEFFALMVVGISLLVALAGKSMVKAVISGALGLLIAMVGIDPVAGAPRFTFGMDRLLDGVSFVAVIVGVFGLSELLSYKKGSTTPTVHAPNFRSLLPTGKEWRRSAPAMARGTGIGFGLGLIPGMTGSVSSLLAYGAEKKFSRHRNELGKGAIEGVAGPETANNSHANAALIPLFTLGIPASPTIAVLMGAFLQQGLTPGPTLFTEHSEIAWAIIASLFIGNLLLLVLNVPLVGLWTSILRVPTTILTALILLFMVIGAYTINFSVFDVFVMIGFGLLGLALRHLDIPLAPMVLTLVLGPLMERSLRESLEISQGDFSIFTSRPISAVLIGLGILIVFSPLLKLRKPKALNEDPET, from the coding sequence GTGGATATCTTCAACGAACTTATGGGCGGCTTTGCGGCCGCCATGACGTGGCAAAACCTGCTCTTCGCCTTCCTCGGCTGCCTCCTGGGCACAATCATCGGCGTGCTGCCCGGCATCGGCCCGGTAGCAGGCGTGGCGCTGCTCATCCCGCTCACGCTGAACCTCGATGCGACCGGCGCGATCATCATGCTGTGCGCCATCTTCTACGGCACGGCCTACGGCGGAACCATCACCAGCGTCCTGCTGAACACTCCCGGCGAGGCTGCGTCGGCCATTACCACCATCGACGGCTACGCCATGACGAAGATCGGCAAGGCCGGAGCCGCGCTGACCATCGCCGCCGTTGGATCCTTCGTTGGCGGCACGGTGGCCACCCTCGGCCTGGTGGCGGCAGCCAAACCGCTTGGCGAACTGGGTCTGCTGGTCGGCCCGCCCGAGTTTTTCGCGCTGATGGTGGTGGGCATCTCCCTGCTCGTGGCGCTCGCCGGCAAGTCCATGGTCAAAGCGGTCATCTCCGGCGCTCTCGGCCTGCTGATCGCCATGGTGGGCATCGACCCCGTCGCCGGCGCGCCCCGCTTCACCTTCGGTATGGACCGGCTCCTGGACGGCGTCAGCTTTGTGGCCGTGATCGTGGGCGTCTTCGGCCTGTCCGAGCTGCTCTCCTACAAAAAAGGCAGCACCACCCCCACCGTGCATGCCCCGAACTTCCGTTCCCTGCTTCCCACCGGCAAGGAATGGCGCCGGAGTGCACCCGCCATGGCCCGCGGCACTGGTATCGGCTTTGGCCTGGGCCTTATCCCGGGTATGACCGGTTCGGTGTCATCCCTGCTTGCCTACGGCGCGGAGAAGAAGTTCTCCCGCCACCGCAATGAACTTGGCAAGGGTGCCATCGAAGGCGTGGCCGGTCCGGAGACGGCCAACAACTCCCATGCAAATGCTGCACTGATCCCGCTGTTCACCCTGGGCATTCCGGCATCCCCCACCATCGCCGTGCTGATGGGTGCGTTCCTTCAGCAGGGCCTTACCCCGGGGCCGACCCTCTTCACCGAACACTCCGAAATCGCGTGGGCCATTATCGCCAGCCTCTTCATCGGAAACCTGCTCCTGCTGGTCCTGAACGTTCCCCTGGTGGGCCTGTGGACCTCCATCCTCCGGGTTCCCACCACCATCCTCACGGCCCTGATCCTGCTCTTTATGGTCATCGGCGCCTACACCATCAACTTCAGCGTCTTCGATGTCTTCGTGATGATCGGTTTCGGCCTCCTTGGCCTCGCCCTCCGGCACCTGGACATCCCGCTGGCACCCATGGTGCTCACCCTTGTCCTCGGCCCCCTGATGGAACGTTCCCTGCGGGAATCCCTGGAAATTTCACAGGGCGACTTCAGCATCTTCACCAGCCGCCCCATCTCCGCGGTCCTGATCGGACTCGGCATCCTGATCGTCTTCAGCCCGCTCCTCAAGCTCCGCAAGCCCAAGGCGCTCAACGAAGACCCCGAAACCTAA
- a CDS encoding tripartite tricarboxylate transporter substrate binding protein, with the protein MKTRFRIAALAAASLIALTGCGANAGTTTAAGGDFPKKGKTIDLVVAFSSGGAVDTAARLIQPILEKELGTNVEVINKPGAGGQIGYTQLTSAAPDGYTIGATGSPSVVVSPLDPSRGAKYTRDSFQPLGRQVIDPAVIAVQPDSPYQNLKELLDAAKASPKSMTASTTGLQTGEHFAMAQIQEVTGAEFAPVHFSEGASQATTAFLGKHVDILVANVSDVTDLTKQGKARVLGVMTSERSPSLPDVPTFKESGYEVEAGTARGYSAPAGLPDEVAKKLEAAIKTAIEDPAVKQKMNDLGLQTSYLSGEDYKQFWAGQEEDFKKVLPLVQKTD; encoded by the coding sequence ATGAAAACCCGTTTCCGCATCGCCGCCCTCGCGGCAGCATCCCTCATTGCACTCACCGGTTGCGGCGCCAACGCCGGAACCACCACCGCCGCCGGCGGCGACTTCCCGAAGAAGGGCAAGACCATAGACCTCGTGGTGGCCTTCTCCTCGGGCGGTGCCGTGGACACGGCCGCCAGGCTCATCCAGCCAATCCTGGAAAAGGAACTTGGCACCAACGTCGAGGTCATCAACAAGCCCGGCGCCGGCGGGCAGATCGGCTACACCCAGCTGACCAGCGCGGCCCCGGACGGCTACACCATCGGTGCCACCGGCTCCCCGTCCGTGGTGGTTTCGCCCCTGGACCCCTCCCGCGGTGCGAAGTACACCCGCGACAGCTTCCAGCCGCTGGGCCGCCAGGTCATCGACCCCGCCGTCATTGCCGTACAGCCGGACAGCCCGTACCAGAACCTGAAGGAGCTCCTGGACGCCGCCAAGGCAAGCCCCAAGTCCATGACTGCCAGCACCACCGGCCTCCAGACCGGTGAGCACTTCGCCATGGCGCAGATCCAGGAAGTTACCGGTGCTGAGTTCGCCCCCGTCCACTTCTCCGAAGGCGCGTCCCAGGCCACCACGGCATTCCTCGGCAAGCACGTTGACATCCTTGTGGCCAACGTCAGCGACGTGACGGACCTGACCAAGCAGGGTAAGGCCCGCGTCCTGGGGGTCATGACCTCCGAGCGGTCCCCGTCGCTGCCGGACGTTCCCACGTTCAAGGAGTCCGGCTACGAAGTGGAAGCCGGAACGGCCCGCGGCTACTCAGCACCCGCCGGGCTGCCGGACGAGGTGGCCAAGAAGCTTGAAGCTGCCATCAAGACGGCCATCGAAGACCCTGCAGTGAAGCAGAAGATGAACGACCTGGGCCTGCAGACCAGCTACCTCTCGGGCGAGGACTACAAGCAGTTCTGGGCCGGGCAGGAAGAGGACTTCAAGAAGGTCCTGCCGCTGGTCCAGAAGACCGACTAG
- a CDS encoding RraA family protein: MTTPAIDTVDADFPRPDRDVVERLAKLPAANIGDAMDRLGVADSAIQAIWPGAVLAGPAFTVWTRPGDNQGIHKALKLARPGDVIVVAGGGDASRALLGELIGERAINLGIAGFALDGAARDAEALGEIGMPVFARATSPAGPYKDGPFRLGTPLAFGGVPVLPGDVIIGDSDGVVVVPREQAAAVAEAAEAVFADETNRRQAIVAARG, from the coding sequence ATGACAACCCCAGCCATCGACACCGTCGACGCCGACTTCCCCCGCCCCGACCGGGACGTTGTGGAACGCCTTGCCAAGCTTCCCGCCGCCAACATCGGTGATGCAATGGACCGGCTCGGCGTTGCTGACTCCGCCATCCAGGCCATTTGGCCGGGGGCCGTCCTCGCCGGTCCTGCCTTCACGGTGTGGACCCGGCCCGGGGACAACCAGGGCATCCACAAGGCTCTTAAACTGGCCCGACCCGGCGACGTGATTGTGGTCGCTGGCGGCGGCGACGCCTCCCGCGCCCTCCTTGGCGAACTGATTGGCGAGCGTGCCATCAACCTTGGCATCGCCGGCTTCGCCCTGGACGGAGCAGCGCGCGACGCCGAAGCGCTGGGTGAGATTGGCATGCCCGTCTTCGCCAGGGCTACTTCCCCCGCGGGCCCCTACAAGGACGGTCCCTTCCGCCTGGGGACACCGCTGGCCTTCGGCGGCGTCCCTGTCCTGCCGGGCGACGTGATCATCGGCGACTCTGACGGTGTGGTGGTGGTTCCGCGTGAGCAGGCAGCAGCCGTCGCCGAGGCCGCCGAAGCAGTCTTCGCCGACGAAACCAACCGCCGCCAGGCCATCGTCGCAGCGCGCGGCTAA
- a CDS encoding NAD(P)-dependent oxidoreductase: MTAVTVIGLGEAGATYAAALHAAGHNVTGFDPVAPTTPAGVTRASTAAEACTGADIVLVMTGAAAARSVAEECLPVLAAGSCYADFTSSSPGVMRELGQLPGKADFADVAILGPVSALGEKTPLMVSGPGAQAVADLLAPLGVDVEIAEGEPGAAMAHKLLRSVLMKGFASVVVEAVTAGRAAGLEDWIRAQIASQLAGDGQAVIDRFLTGTAKHAVRRSKEMQDTASYLGDLGVPAEMTSASAAALSRIAMETAPALR, from the coding sequence ATGACAGCAGTGACCGTTATTGGCCTCGGCGAAGCCGGAGCCACCTACGCCGCGGCACTCCACGCCGCAGGCCACAACGTCACGGGCTTTGACCCCGTGGCTCCCACCACACCTGCCGGCGTCACCCGCGCCTCCACTGCCGCCGAGGCCTGCACCGGCGCCGACATCGTCCTGGTGATGACGGGCGCCGCCGCGGCACGCAGCGTCGCGGAGGAGTGCCTTCCGGTCCTGGCGGCCGGCAGCTGCTACGCGGACTTCACCTCCTCATCCCCAGGTGTGATGCGCGAACTCGGGCAGCTTCCGGGCAAGGCCGACTTCGCCGACGTAGCCATCCTTGGACCCGTCTCGGCTTTGGGGGAGAAGACACCCCTGATGGTCAGCGGACCGGGTGCGCAGGCTGTGGCGGACCTCCTCGCCCCGCTGGGCGTCGACGTCGAAATTGCCGAGGGCGAACCCGGGGCAGCCATGGCCCACAAGCTCCTGCGCAGCGTCCTGATGAAAGGCTTCGCCTCCGTAGTGGTCGAGGCCGTGACGGCCGGCCGCGCCGCCGGACTCGAAGACTGGATCCGGGCCCAGATTGCCAGCCAGCTGGCCGGTGACGGCCAGGCCGTCATCGACAGGTTCCTCACCGGCACTGCCAAGCACGCCGTCCGCCGTTCCAAGGAAATGCAGGACACCGCCAGCTACCTAGGCGACCTTGGAGTGCCGGCCGAAATGACCAGCGCGTCCGCCGCCGCGCTGTCCCGCATCGCAATGGAAACGGCACCGGCCTTGCGCTGA
- a CDS encoding TRAP transporter large permease subunit, translating into MIGIWALGAYLAVILLWTTVLKRSVGEAMILGFLAVLPFTGAAAAQIGWDALYSAITDEIVYATMAFVFMGYLLDKTGVLDRLIDLLNSLIGGVKGGPAWVSTVASAGLGSVVHNQAAIAATVGSVTIPWMEKSKLDKPAAATLVAGNAGMGITFPFSASMFVLVGSATVGPLLDINSLVLPLLFGGLWCFLHRLIVTWLLVRKSGMAPLDAAHRLPVRAAFGRGWATLLLFIVVAIPLVITSGAIAKALSDWTGGDVSKSVSVIVWIPVVLIITGLLLGRKKLPSDGRAWWTLLQDSAPRFGIVGVTVVFAFAGANALAATGLPKQMTELLNGMNLPLWLLAILIGLIVIAVAAPLSATATMAAVGTVGVAALVAAGVPATTAAVAVLVFSSCEAAVPPGGAPLYVACGIADVDPIKTFLRLFTHYALPLLGIGVLIILGILPI; encoded by the coding sequence ATGATCGGCATCTGGGCACTCGGCGCCTACCTTGCCGTCATCCTGTTGTGGACCACCGTGCTCAAGCGCAGCGTGGGGGAAGCCATGATCCTTGGATTCCTGGCCGTGCTTCCGTTCACGGGGGCGGCAGCGGCGCAGATCGGCTGGGATGCGCTGTACTCGGCCATCACGGACGAGATTGTCTACGCCACCATGGCCTTCGTTTTCATGGGATATCTGTTGGACAAGACCGGGGTGCTGGACCGGCTGATCGACCTGCTGAATTCCCTGATCGGCGGGGTCAAGGGAGGGCCGGCGTGGGTGTCCACGGTAGCTTCAGCCGGCCTGGGCAGCGTGGTGCACAACCAGGCCGCCATTGCCGCAACGGTGGGTTCGGTCACCATCCCCTGGATGGAGAAATCCAAGCTGGACAAGCCCGCTGCTGCCACCCTGGTGGCGGGGAACGCGGGAATGGGCATCACGTTCCCGTTCAGCGCCTCAATGTTCGTCCTGGTGGGCTCGGCCACCGTGGGGCCCCTGCTGGACATCAACTCGCTGGTCCTTCCGCTGCTGTTCGGCGGCCTGTGGTGCTTCCTGCACCGGCTGATCGTCACCTGGCTGCTGGTCCGCAAGAGCGGCATGGCGCCGCTGGACGCCGCCCACCGGCTGCCGGTCCGGGCCGCGTTCGGCCGCGGCTGGGCCACCCTGCTGCTGTTCATTGTGGTGGCCATCCCGCTGGTCATCACGTCGGGCGCCATCGCCAAGGCGCTCTCGGACTGGACCGGGGGAGATGTCTCCAAGTCTGTGAGCGTGATCGTCTGGATTCCCGTGGTCCTCATCATCACCGGACTGCTGCTGGGCCGGAAAAAGCTGCCCAGCGATGGCCGGGCGTGGTGGACCCTGTTGCAAGACTCCGCGCCGCGCTTCGGCATTGTGGGCGTCACCGTGGTGTTCGCCTTCGCCGGTGCCAATGCCCTGGCGGCCACCGGCCTGCCGAAGCAGATGACGGAACTGCTGAACGGGATGAACCTGCCGCTGTGGCTCCTGGCCATCCTGATCGGGCTGATCGTCATTGCAGTGGCTGCGCCGCTGTCAGCGACGGCGACGATGGCCGCCGTGGGAACCGTAGGCGTTGCCGCACTGGTGGCGGCCGGGGTGCCGGCAACCACGGCAGCCGTAGCCGTCCTTGTTTTCTCCTCCTGCGAGGCGGCGGTTCCTCCGGGCGGTGCTCCGCTGTACGTGGCGTGCGGCATCGCAGACGTGGACCCGATCAAAACGTTCCTCCGGCTGTTCACCCATTACGCTCTGCCGCTGCTCGGTATCGGCGTGCTGATCATCCTCGGCATCCTGCCCATCTAA
- a CDS encoding cyclase family protein translates to MRPLAGDEAYPAFAELLRREGALAGTSWGLFPDATRGTPSFITPQAVVEARNCIRTGTAFGLDYPADAFDPGMSLKRGAPRHTIYSSHPAHRDDFLDGYYLQGSSQIDGLRHRRADDVGFYNGTPDERITEGTPDLGIQEWADSPIVGRGVLLDLAGYRAAQGNPIDHDAGEPLGLDLIEAVLDSQSVNLRQGDILMLHTGWSEWFLGLPAEEKQRMQESRRATGVAQSEEFVAWAWDQRLSLLAADNFAFECLPALPSSPYRESAPNDHGMMHQQLLAKLGMPLGELWRLGPLARHMRSTGQWDAFITVKPLNITGGTGSPANATALM, encoded by the coding sequence GTGAGGCCGCTTGCCGGCGACGAAGCCTACCCGGCGTTTGCCGAACTCCTCCGCCGGGAGGGCGCATTGGCGGGGACCTCCTGGGGCCTGTTTCCGGACGCAACCCGCGGGACGCCGTCGTTCATTACTCCCCAGGCGGTGGTGGAGGCGCGGAACTGTATCCGCACCGGCACTGCCTTTGGCCTGGACTATCCGGCCGATGCCTTCGATCCAGGCATGTCCCTGAAGCGGGGGGCGCCCCGGCACACCATCTACTCCTCGCACCCGGCCCACCGTGACGACTTCCTGGACGGCTACTACCTGCAGGGGTCCAGCCAGATCGACGGGCTGCGGCACCGCCGGGCCGACGACGTCGGCTTCTACAACGGCACGCCCGACGAGCGGATCACCGAGGGCACCCCGGACCTCGGCATCCAGGAATGGGCGGACAGCCCCATCGTGGGCAGGGGAGTACTGCTGGACCTGGCCGGGTACCGCGCCGCGCAGGGCAACCCCATCGACCATGACGCCGGTGAGCCCCTGGGCCTTGACCTGATCGAAGCGGTGCTGGATTCGCAGTCCGTGAACCTCCGCCAGGGGGACATCCTGATGCTGCACACCGGCTGGTCCGAGTGGTTCCTGGGCCTGCCGGCGGAGGAAAAACAGCGCATGCAGGAGAGCCGGCGGGCCACGGGCGTCGCCCAGTCGGAGGAGTTCGTCGCCTGGGCGTGGGATCAACGGCTCTCGCTCCTTGCCGCGGACAATTTCGCCTTCGAATGCTTGCCTGCCCTGCCGTCCAGTCCCTACCGTGAGTCCGCTCCAAATGACCACGGCATGATGCACCAGCAGCTGCTCGCCAAGCTGGGCATGCCGCTGGGGGAGCTTTGGCGGCTCGGGCCCCTCGCACGGCACATGCGCAGCACGGGCCAGTGGGACGCCTTCATCACCGTCAAGCCACTGAATATCACCGGCGGGACGGGATCACCTGCAAATGCCACTGCGCTGATGTAA
- a CDS encoding SDR family NAD(P)-dependent oxidoreductase, with amino-acid sequence MPRIFITGSTDGLGRHTAAALAEKGHHVVVHARNQARLPAVQDLVDRGAAAVVGDLADLAQARGVAEQVNRIGPVDAVIHNAGVLHGPDIFQVNVVAPYLLTALIDRPQRLVYLSSGMHRGGHADLTRLDGGNRPVTYSDSKLYLTTLAAAVARVWPDVLSNAVDPGWVPTRMGGPGAPDDLRLGHLTQEWLATSDEPAALTSGGYWYHQHREKPHPAVRDERFQDKLLEHLAAVTGQRLA; translated from the coding sequence GTGCCACGTATTTTTATCACCGGTTCCACGGACGGACTGGGGCGGCACACTGCCGCGGCGCTGGCGGAAAAGGGGCATCACGTCGTCGTCCATGCACGGAACCAAGCCCGCCTGCCTGCGGTGCAGGACCTCGTGGACCGCGGCGCCGCAGCCGTGGTGGGCGACCTCGCGGACCTGGCGCAGGCGCGTGGGGTGGCCGAACAGGTTAACCGAATCGGCCCGGTGGACGCGGTCATTCATAACGCGGGCGTGCTGCACGGCCCTGACATCTTCCAGGTCAACGTGGTTGCGCCGTACCTCCTCACCGCGCTGATCGACCGCCCGCAACGGCTGGTCTACCTCAGCAGCGGCATGCACCGTGGCGGCCACGCTGACCTCACCCGTCTCGACGGCGGCAACCGCCCAGTGACCTACTCGGACAGCAAGCTCTACCTCACGACCCTCGCTGCCGCCGTCGCCCGCGTGTGGCCGGACGTCCTCAGCAACGCGGTGGATCCTGGCTGGGTGCCTACCCGGATGGGCGGCCCGGGCGCTCCAGACGATCTCCGGCTCGGCCACCTGACACAGGAATGGCTCGCCACCAGCGATGAGCCGGCGGCTCTCACCAGTGGCGGCTACTGGTACCACCAGCACCGCGAGAAGCCGCACCCCGCCGTCCGCGACGAGCGGTTCCAGGACAAACTCCTGGAACACCTGGCCGCAGTCACCGGCCAGCGCCTGGCCTGA
- a CDS encoding MFS transporter — MTITQATAARPGQGAGGGPRDPRKAAMSGWIGSALEYYDFALYSLAATLIFPTIFFPSENPTVGIIASLATYAVGYVSRPVGAVVLGAYGDRHGRKSVLVFAMLLMGFATFAVGLLPTYGQVGILAPVLLVILRLVQGFAVAGELGGASAMIVEHSPDAKRGFFASFSLQGTQVGSILATAVLLPLAALLPADQFGTWGWRIPFLLSAVVILAGYFIRRRVQEPPAYAAQSGEAKAKQRFPLVDLLRTRPGVLVRCILMTFTNVIGMATLIFGVSYATQEGYGNGFTSSEFLWVTLVANVAAVLTIPLFGALSDRIGRRSLMAAGGLMGGLLVAGYLWAIEQGSLPLVFVCVVIVQGIFFQMWNATFATFFQEQFPMRIRVTGFAVSQNIGLMIASFFPSIFTAIAPPGSTNVPFTIGLATFGICLVSAVATLLSSDTKGKSLEDLEAQKA; from the coding sequence ATGACCATCACCCAAGCCACCGCTGCCCGTCCCGGCCAAGGGGCGGGAGGCGGCCCGCGGGATCCCAGGAAGGCCGCAATGAGCGGCTGGATTGGAAGCGCTCTGGAGTACTACGACTTCGCGTTGTACTCGCTCGCGGCAACCCTGATTTTCCCCACGATCTTCTTCCCATCAGAGAACCCGACGGTCGGCATCATCGCTTCCCTCGCGACCTACGCCGTGGGCTACGTTTCCCGGCCGGTCGGCGCCGTTGTCCTTGGGGCTTACGGTGACCGGCACGGGCGCAAGAGCGTGCTGGTGTTCGCGATGCTCCTCATGGGCTTCGCCACCTTCGCCGTGGGGCTCCTGCCCACCTACGGCCAAGTGGGCATCCTGGCCCCCGTCCTCCTGGTGATCCTCCGCCTGGTCCAGGGGTTTGCCGTGGCCGGCGAGCTCGGCGGGGCCAGCGCAATGATTGTGGAGCACTCTCCCGATGCCAAGCGCGGCTTCTTCGCGAGCTTCAGCCTCCAGGGCACCCAGGTGGGCTCCATCCTGGCCACCGCCGTCCTGCTGCCGCTCGCCGCACTCCTCCCCGCCGACCAGTTCGGCACCTGGGGCTGGCGCATCCCGTTCCTGCTCAGCGCCGTGGTGATCCTTGCCGGCTACTTCATCCGACGCCGCGTGCAGGAGCCGCCCGCCTACGCGGCGCAGTCGGGAGAAGCCAAGGCAAAGCAGCGGTTCCCGCTCGTCGACCTCCTGCGCACCCGCCCGGGCGTCCTGGTCCGTTGCATCCTCATGACCTTCACCAACGTGATCGGCATGGCCACCCTGATCTTCGGCGTCTCCTACGCCACCCAGGAGGGCTACGGCAACGGCTTTACCAGCAGCGAGTTCCTCTGGGTAACGCTCGTGGCCAACGTGGCGGCGGTACTGACCATCCCGCTGTTCGGGGCACTGTCCGACAGGATCGGGCGCCGGTCGCTCATGGCAGCCGGCGGGCTTATGGGCGGCCTCCTCGTGGCCGGGTACCTGTGGGCGATCGAACAGGGCAGCCTGCCGCTGGTCTTCGTCTGCGTCGTCATCGTGCAGGGCATCTTCTTCCAGATGTGGAACGCAACCTTCGCCACGTTCTTCCAGGAGCAGTTTCCCATGCGGATCCGCGTTACCGGCTTTGCCGTCTCGCAGAACATCGGTCTGATGATCGCGTCCTTCTTCCCGAGCATCTTTACCGCGATCGCGCCTCCAGGCTCAACCAATGTCCCCTTCACCATCGGACTGGCCACCTTCGGCATCTGCCTCGTGTCCGCAGTGGCCACACTCCTGTCCTCCGACACCAAGGGCAAGTCGCTCGAGGACCTCGAGGCGCAGAAGGCGTAA
- a CDS encoding GntR family transcriptional regulator → MPDTSGRNTGAHFVYAELKRKILTLELKPGERVYEPAMAAALHVSRTPLREAIRRLISENLLEQQPTGGVLVPVLDAATISELYEVRAAIESLMARNACLKATAADIEALHAILARNAALVEFADDAMQQGMALHATIAGIAGNSWARRFHDQISSQMERYRHFTNSSQERRDQALAQHRTLVGAIAAGDPDAAAKIAFDHVMAARDAALKAISGSVLALS, encoded by the coding sequence ATGCCCGATACATCCGGCCGGAACACCGGGGCGCACTTCGTGTACGCCGAACTGAAGCGCAAGATCCTGACCCTTGAGCTGAAGCCGGGGGAGCGCGTCTACGAGCCAGCCATGGCAGCGGCATTACACGTGAGCCGGACGCCGTTGCGCGAAGCAATCCGGCGGCTCATCTCGGAGAACCTCCTTGAGCAGCAGCCCACCGGCGGGGTGCTGGTGCCGGTGCTGGACGCGGCCACGATTTCGGAACTGTACGAAGTCCGGGCAGCCATTGAATCCCTCATGGCGCGCAACGCCTGCCTCAAAGCCACGGCGGCCGACATCGAAGCGCTCCACGCCATCCTCGCGCGCAACGCGGCGCTGGTGGAGTTCGCCGACGACGCGATGCAGCAGGGCATGGCGCTGCACGCCACGATCGCAGGGATCGCCGGAAACTCGTGGGCCCGGCGCTTCCATGACCAGATTTCCAGCCAGATGGAGCGGTACCGCCACTTCACCAACAGCAGCCAGGAACGGCGGGACCAGGCGCTCGCGCAGCACAGGACGCTGGTGGGCGCGATCGCTGCCGGAGACCCGGATGCAGCGGCGAAGATTGCCTTCGACCACGTCATGGCTGCCCGCGATGCTGCCTTGAAAGCCATCTCGGGCAGCGTCCTGGCTCTTTCATGA